The Citrifermentans bemidjiense Bem genome window below encodes:
- the sucC gene encoding ADP-forming succinate--CoA ligase subunit beta has product MNIHEYQAKEILSTFGIPVPRGRVALTADQVERAAKEMGGRCVVKAQIYAGGRGKAGGVKLVHHPEQAQDLAKELFGKTLVTPQTGPEGLKVRRILVEEAVDIAREFYLSITLDRGTSRYILIASAEGGMEIEEVATRSPEKIHTLTIDPFTGLRSFQARHIALQLGLSGSVCEDCVSLILNLYRVCLEKDCALVEINPLVVTRAGWLMAMDAKITFDDNAIFRHREYPDMMDYSQLDPLEINAGKYDLAYIKLTGTIGCLVNGAGLAMATLDVLKEFGGEPANFLDVGGGATREKVAEAFKIILQDSDVKGIFVNIFGGIMRCDVIAHGIIEAASEVNCTLPIVVRMDGSQVEEGKRLLTESGLNVQCGDNLGDAAARIVKMLAG; this is encoded by the coding sequence ATGAACATCCATGAATATCAGGCGAAGGAAATACTGAGCACATTCGGGATCCCGGTGCCCCGCGGGCGTGTGGCCCTGACCGCGGACCAAGTCGAGCGCGCCGCGAAGGAGATGGGCGGGCGCTGCGTGGTCAAGGCCCAGATCTACGCCGGCGGACGCGGGAAGGCCGGCGGGGTCAAGCTGGTGCACCACCCCGAACAGGCCCAGGACCTCGCCAAGGAGCTGTTCGGAAAGACCCTGGTGACCCCGCAGACCGGGCCGGAAGGGCTCAAGGTGAGGCGCATCCTGGTCGAGGAGGCGGTCGACATCGCCCGCGAATTCTACCTCTCCATTACCCTGGACCGCGGCACTTCCCGCTACATCCTGATCGCCTCCGCAGAGGGGGGGATGGAGATAGAGGAAGTGGCGACGAGGAGCCCGGAAAAGATCCACACCCTAACCATCGACCCCTTCACCGGGCTCAGGTCGTTCCAGGCGCGCCACATCGCCCTGCAGCTGGGCCTCTCCGGGAGCGTCTGCGAGGACTGCGTCAGCCTCATCCTCAACCTCTACCGCGTCTGCCTGGAGAAGGACTGCGCCCTGGTGGAGATCAACCCGCTGGTGGTGACCCGCGCCGGTTGGCTCATGGCCATGGATGCCAAGATCACCTTCGACGACAACGCCATCTTCAGACACCGGGAATACCCCGACATGATGGACTACTCCCAGTTGGACCCCCTGGAGATCAACGCAGGGAAATACGATCTCGCCTACATCAAGCTCACCGGCACCATCGGCTGCCTAGTGAACGGCGCAGGCCTCGCCATGGCTACCCTAGACGTCCTGAAGGAATTCGGCGGCGAGCCTGCGAACTTCCTCGACGTCGGAGGGGGGGCCACCCGCGAGAAGGTGGCCGAGGCGTTCAAGATCATCCTTCAGGACAGCGACGTGAAAGGGATCTTCGTCAACATCTTCGGCGGGATCATGCGCTGCGACGTGATCGCCCACGGCATCATCGAGGCCGCCAGCGAGGTGAACTGCACCCTCCCCATAGTAGTCCGCATGGACGGGAGCCAGGTCGAGGAAGGGAAGAGGCTTCTTACCGAGAGCGGCCTCAACGTGCAATGCGGCGACAACCTTGGGGACGCGGCCGCGCGAATCGTGAAGATGCTGGCGGGGTAG
- a CDS encoding DUF4124 domain-containing protein — MKTLVMLLAFALTASAAAAEMYTWKDSKGTTFYTNSLHEIPARYLKRARVLDVATGKKGGPALASPGTPTAPTAPGGAASSPPQAPQLVQSAQVPQPQPIAPAAAPIAAPAPAAAVAPVPAAPSRSVSAERQQRSAGGDQRALRRHRRTLEE, encoded by the coding sequence ATGAAGACACTCGTGATGCTGCTGGCTTTCGCCCTGACTGCGTCCGCCGCCGCGGCGGAGATGTACACCTGGAAGGACTCAAAGGGAACCACCTTCTATACCAACAGCCTCCACGAGATCCCGGCCCGGTACCTCAAAAGAGCGCGGGTGCTCGACGTTGCGACCGGCAAAAAGGGGGGACCAGCCCTCGCCAGCCCGGGCACGCCGACGGCACCGACAGCGCCGGGCGGCGCAGCGTCCTCCCCGCCACAGGCACCTCAGTTAGTGCAGTCGGCGCAGGTCCCTCAGCCTCAGCCCATAGCGCCCGCGGCCGCGCCCATCGCAGCTCCTGCTCCGGCGGCCGCCGTAGCGCCGGTACCGGCGGCACCTTCCCGCTCCGTTTCCGCGGAACGGCAGCAGCGGTCGGCAGGGGGAGACCAGAGGGCTCTCAGGAGGCATCGCCGCACCCTGGAAGAGTGA
- the msrB gene encoding peptide-methionine (R)-S-oxide reductase MsrB translates to MSDEIVKSKDEWKKILTPEQYHVLREKGTERAFSGKYATSHEHGIYRCAGCGLDLFRSEDKFESGTGWPSFTAPIAKENVKTEVDRSLFSTRTEILCRRCGGHLGHVFNDGPKPTGLRYCMNSAALQFVATK, encoded by the coding sequence ATGAGCGACGAAATAGTGAAAAGCAAAGATGAGTGGAAGAAAATACTGACTCCGGAACAGTACCATGTACTGAGGGAGAAGGGGACCGAGCGCGCTTTCTCAGGTAAATACGCGACCAGCCATGAGCATGGCATCTACCGTTGCGCGGGATGCGGCCTCGACCTCTTCCGGTCCGAGGACAAGTTCGAATCCGGTACCGGATGGCCCAGCTTTACCGCGCCGATAGCCAAGGAGAACGTCAAGACCGAGGTGGACCGCAGCCTGTTCAGCACGCGCACCGAGATCCTTTGCCGCCGTTGCGGCGGACACCTGGGGCACGTCTTCAACGATGGGCCTAAACCGACCGGGCTTCGCTACTGCATGAACTCGGCGGCGCTGCAGTTTGTGGCCACGAAGTAG
- the msrA gene encoding peptide-methionine (S)-S-oxide reductase MsrA — translation MKRIRFAILTLTALFCAAGPTLAASATAPGGKGTQSAGHLEKATFAGGCFWCMEHPFDELPGVVSVTSGYTGGHKINPTYEEVSSGTTGHAESIQVVYDPAKIGYDKLLDVFWHNIDPLAKDRQFCDSGEQYRSAIFYHNEEQQRLALQSKKALESSKRFKEPIATQIVAAGVFYPAEEYHQHYYKKNPIRYFYYRSSCGRDRRLKELWGR, via the coding sequence ATGAAACGTATTCGATTCGCAATTCTTACCCTAACTGCGCTTTTCTGCGCGGCGGGACCAACCCTGGCAGCAAGCGCCACGGCGCCTGGGGGCAAGGGTACCCAGTCCGCCGGGCACCTGGAGAAGGCGACCTTTGCCGGGGGGTGCTTCTGGTGCATGGAGCACCCCTTTGACGAGCTGCCCGGTGTCGTCTCCGTCACCTCAGGCTATACCGGCGGCCATAAGATAAACCCCACTTACGAGGAGGTCTCCTCCGGGACCACCGGGCATGCAGAATCAATCCAGGTGGTGTACGACCCGGCGAAGATAGGTTACGACAAGCTCCTCGACGTCTTCTGGCACAACATCGACCCGCTGGCCAAGGACCGGCAGTTCTGCGACAGCGGCGAGCAGTACCGGAGTGCCATTTTTTACCATAACGAGGAGCAGCAACGCCTGGCCCTCCAGTCCAAGAAGGCGCTGGAGTCAAGCAAGAGGTTCAAAGAACCCATCGCCACCCAGATCGTGGCGGCGGGGGTGTTCTACCCCGCCGAGGAGTACCATCAGCACTACTACAAGAAGAACCCGATCCGCTACTTCTACTACCGCTCGAGCTGCGGGCGCGACCGGCGGCTGAAGGAGCTGTGGGGGCGTTAA
- the polX gene encoding DNA polymerase/3'-5' exonuclease PolX: MKNREIARIFAEIADILEIKEGNVFKIRAYRRAALNLDGFSRDLAQLSHKELLEIPGVGADLAGRIEEYLQTGTMAAYEELKQEVPAGVFALLAIPDLGPKTAKAIYDALQIASIEELEKAALEHKLIGIKGIKQKTEENILKGIAAVKRGRERQPLGRMLPAAQDLVEALKERAPVERIEVAGSIRRRRDSIKDIDIVATSPDPAAVMAAFVDLPQVHDVIMRGPTRASVTIREGVQVDLRVVDPASYGAALAYLTGSQAHNVRLREMAQKRGLKINEYGIFREEDNQRLGGVDEEDVYRLLDLAFVPPVLREDRGEIEAALLGKLPQLVTQADIRGDLHVHSRWSDGAHGIAELVEAARERGLSYIAVTDHSQGLGVARGLTVERLREQAAEIKELNRELKGFRVLHGTEMDILGDGALDFPDEVLKGLDIVVASIHSGFNNSKEVMTSRIVAAMRNPYISIIGHPTGRILGEREGYQIDMDEVLRVAKETGTALEINAYPMRLDLEDKHVRRAKELGIMIAVNTDTHAKLQFDFLPYGISVAQRGWLEPADVLNTLDPDQLLKKLREKRKRMARK, translated from the coding sequence ATGAAAAACAGGGAAATCGCACGGATCTTTGCCGAGATCGCCGACATCCTGGAGATCAAGGAAGGGAACGTCTTCAAGATAAGGGCCTACCGGCGCGCGGCGCTCAACCTGGACGGCTTCAGCAGGGACCTGGCGCAGCTCTCCCACAAGGAACTCCTGGAGATTCCGGGGGTGGGGGCTGACCTTGCCGGGAGGATAGAGGAATACCTCCAGACCGGCACCATGGCTGCCTACGAGGAGTTGAAACAGGAGGTCCCCGCCGGCGTCTTCGCGCTATTGGCCATCCCGGACCTGGGCCCTAAGACGGCGAAGGCGATCTACGACGCCCTGCAGATAGCGAGCATCGAGGAGCTGGAAAAGGCCGCACTCGAACACAAGCTGATCGGCATCAAGGGGATTAAGCAGAAGACGGAGGAGAACATCCTCAAGGGGATAGCGGCGGTGAAGCGCGGGCGCGAGCGCCAGCCGCTGGGGCGCATGCTCCCTGCGGCGCAGGACCTGGTGGAGGCGCTCAAAGAGCGGGCTCCGGTGGAGCGGATCGAGGTCGCCGGAAGCATCCGGAGGCGCAGGGACAGCATCAAGGACATCGACATTGTCGCCACCTCGCCCGATCCGGCCGCCGTCATGGCGGCTTTTGTCGATTTGCCCCAGGTGCACGACGTTATCATGCGCGGCCCGACCCGTGCCAGCGTCACTATTCGCGAGGGGGTGCAGGTGGACCTGCGCGTGGTGGATCCTGCCTCCTATGGCGCCGCCCTTGCCTACCTCACCGGCAGCCAGGCCCACAACGTGCGCTTGCGCGAGATGGCCCAGAAACGGGGGCTGAAGATCAACGAATACGGGATCTTCCGTGAGGAGGACAACCAGCGCCTGGGGGGCGTGGACGAGGAAGACGTCTACCGCCTGCTGGACCTGGCCTTTGTCCCCCCGGTGCTGCGTGAGGACCGCGGCGAGATCGAAGCGGCCCTTTTGGGGAAGCTGCCGCAGCTGGTGACCCAGGCCGATATCAGGGGGGATCTGCACGTCCACTCCAGGTGGAGCGACGGCGCCCACGGCATCGCCGAGCTGGTGGAGGCGGCAAGGGAACGAGGCCTGTCCTACATCGCGGTAACCGATCATTCGCAGGGGCTAGGAGTGGCCCGCGGTCTTACGGTGGAGCGGCTTCGGGAACAGGCCGCGGAGATAAAGGAATTGAACCGGGAGCTCAAGGGATTCCGGGTCCTGCACGGCACCGAGATGGACATCCTGGGGGATGGAGCGCTCGATTTTCCCGACGAGGTGCTGAAGGGTCTCGACATAGTAGTCGCCTCCATCCACTCCGGGTTCAACAACTCGAAGGAAGTCATGACCTCGCGCATAGTGGCCGCCATGCGTAACCCCTACATCTCGATCATCGGGCATCCGACCGGGCGCATCCTAGGAGAGAGGGAAGGGTACCAGATCGACATGGACGAGGTGCTGCGGGTAGCCAAGGAGACCGGGACGGCGCTGGAGATAAACGCCTACCCGATGCGGCTGGACCTGGAGGATAAGCACGTGCGCCGCGCCAAGGAGCTGGGCATCATGATAGCCGTCAACACCGACACCCATGCCAAGCTGCAATTCGATTTTCTCCCCTACGGGATCTCGGTCGCCCAGCGCGGCTGGCTCGAACCTGCGGACGTGCTGAACACGCTGGATCCCGACCAGCTGCTGAAGAAGCTCAGAGAGAAAAGGAAGAGGATGGCTCGAAAATAA
- a CDS encoding EVE domain-containing protein: MPNYWLFKSEPSSFSLEDLKHRPNATEHWDGVRNYQARNFLRDEVQVGDQVLFYHSNIAEPAVVGIAEVVRAGYPDFTAFDPESNYFDPKSNPEKPAWFMVDVKFVRELPRPVTLSELKTVPELSGMALLNRSRLSIQPVRKEEWDLILKLAAV, encoded by the coding sequence ATGCCCAACTATTGGCTATTCAAATCCGAGCCCTCCAGTTTCTCGCTGGAGGACCTGAAACACCGACCCAACGCGACCGAGCATTGGGATGGGGTGCGCAACTACCAGGCACGCAACTTCCTGCGCGATGAGGTGCAGGTAGGCGACCAGGTGCTTTTCTATCACAGCAACATAGCCGAGCCGGCGGTGGTGGGGATCGCCGAGGTAGTAAGGGCGGGGTATCCCGACTTCACCGCCTTCGACCCCGAGAGCAATTACTTCGACCCGAAGAGCAACCCGGAAAAGCCCGCCTGGTTCATGGTGGACGTGAAATTCGTTCGCGAACTGCCGCGCCCGGTCACCTTGTCCGAACTGAAAACGGTGCCGGAGCTCTCCGGCATGGCGCTCCTGAACCGGAGCCGCCTCTCCATCCAACCGGTCCGCAAGGAAGAATGGGACCTGATACTTAAGCTGGCCGCAGTATAG
- the corA gene encoding magnesium/cobalt transporter CorA, whose amino-acid sequence MSIRKRSKKAGLAPGTLIHMGRAKTGATRIDLVEYDESHLEARSVESIEQCLVKKPLPTVTWVNVDGLADLEVLRHFGSCYGIHPLVLEDILATDQRPKAADYGEYLYVVLKMITLDGESGELKSEQVSLVLGQNYLVSFQEGLEGDVFEQVRSRLNNEKARLRAMGPDFLLHALLDVIVDHYFLVLEEISDRIEDIEDELIDNPTTATVQAIYRLKRQLLFLHKAFWPLREAVSSLQRRDSQLIRDTTVIYLRDLYDHTVQVLDTLETLREMLSGMLDIYLSSVSNRLNEVMKVLTIIATIFMPLSFIVGLYGMNFKYMPELEWHYGYYMVLFLSALIGGGMLVYFKKRRWI is encoded by the coding sequence ATGTCTATAAGGAAGCGTTCGAAGAAAGCGGGACTTGCCCCCGGAACCCTGATCCACATGGGGCGCGCCAAGACCGGCGCCACCAGGATCGACCTGGTCGAATACGACGAGTCGCACCTGGAGGCGCGGTCGGTCGAGTCGATCGAGCAATGCCTGGTGAAGAAGCCGCTCCCCACGGTGACCTGGGTCAACGTGGACGGGCTGGCAGACCTTGAGGTGCTGCGGCATTTCGGCAGTTGCTACGGCATCCATCCCTTGGTGCTGGAGGACATCCTTGCCACCGACCAAAGGCCGAAAGCCGCGGACTACGGGGAATACCTGTACGTGGTTCTCAAGATGATCACGCTGGATGGTGAGAGCGGCGAGTTGAAGTCGGAACAGGTGAGCCTGGTCCTGGGGCAAAACTACCTCGTCTCGTTCCAGGAGGGGCTTGAGGGTGATGTCTTCGAGCAGGTGAGAAGCCGGCTCAACAACGAGAAGGCGCGGCTGCGCGCAATGGGTCCCGACTTCCTGCTGCACGCGCTTCTCGACGTCATCGTGGACCACTACTTCCTGGTGCTGGAGGAGATATCGGACCGCATCGAGGACATCGAGGACGAGCTGATCGACAACCCGACCACCGCGACGGTCCAGGCCATCTACCGCCTGAAGCGGCAGTTGCTGTTCCTGCACAAGGCGTTCTGGCCGCTGCGCGAAGCGGTGAGCAGCCTGCAGCGGCGCGACTCCCAGCTGATCCGGGACACCACCGTCATCTACCTGAGGGATCTGTACGACCACACCGTGCAGGTCCTGGATACTCTGGAGACCCTGCGCGAGATGCTTTCGGGGATGCTGGACATCTACCTTTCCAGCGTTTCCAACCGTCTCAACGAAGTCATGAAGGTATTGACCATCATCGCCACCATCTTCATGCCCCTCTCCTTCATCGTCGGGCTGTACGGCATGAACTTCAAATACATGCCCGAGCTGGAATGGCATTACGGCTACTATATGGTGCTGTTCCTTTCCGCCCTCATCGGTGGGGGAATGCTGGTCTATTTCAAAAAGAGACGGTGGATCTAG
- the pepN gene encoding aminopeptidase N: protein MHTCQHQTVYQKDYSAPDYLVETVELSFDLDPELTWVASRLKIRSNYDRAQGLRPLVLDGEELTLVSLKLDGVELEPARYTAGDGALTVTDPPESFLLEVTTQISPKANSALSGLYASGPMLCTQCEAEGFRRITYFTDRPDVMAVYTVILKADKGSCPVLLANGNLVEKGDLPDGRHFATWHDPFKKPSYLFAVVAGDLVHISDRFTTMSGRQVNLEIYVEEKNQGKCDHALRSLIEAMRWDEEQFGREYDLDTYMVVAVDDFNMGAMENKGLNVFNSRYVLASPETATDDDYQAIEEVIGHEYFHNWTGNRITCRDWFQLSLKEGLTIFRDQEFSADMQSRPVKRIADVRLLRSSQFPEDASPLAHPVRPDSYVEINNFYSMTVYHKGGEVIRMLQTLLGREAFRAGMDLYFERHDGQAVRVDEFVQAMADAGKRDLSQFMRWYNQSGTPVLTVSDDFDQASGVYTLTVTQSCPPTPGQAEKEPFHIPLSIGLLNRQGRELPLQLEGEKSQGAITRVLELRQETQSFRFTGIASKPVPSLLRNFSAPVKLVYPYSQDDLTLLMTSDSDPFVRWEAGQVQAVQVIMGLVREIQAGGTPTVPEAFIGSFGTLLTDQRQDRAFLAEALTLPAEGYLAEQMKVIDPAAIHEARELVRATVGERLRAQLVGARAACAPKSPYHPDDGLAGCRRLKNLCLSYLMAPGSREAIGMAMEQFKNADNMTDSLGALATLAGCDCPEREEALEAFYRKWRDDRGVIDKWFSLQATSRLPQTLDRVLELLDHPDFDIRNPNRVRSLVGAFSQANQVRFHDAEGRGYRFLGDQILRLNGINPQIAARMLTPFSRWRRFDAGRQELMKKELERILAEPGLARDVYELAAKSL, encoded by the coding sequence ATGCATACCTGCCAGCACCAGACCGTTTACCAGAAAGATTATTCCGCGCCTGACTACCTCGTTGAGACAGTTGAATTGTCCTTCGACCTGGACCCAGAACTGACCTGGGTTGCGTCCCGGCTCAAGATCCGCTCCAACTACGACCGGGCGCAAGGCTTGCGGCCGCTGGTTTTGGACGGAGAGGAGCTGACCCTGGTGTCGCTCAAGCTGGACGGGGTCGAACTGGAGCCGGCGCGATATACGGCAGGGGACGGCGCGCTCACCGTGACCGATCCGCCGGAGAGCTTCCTTTTGGAGGTGACCACGCAGATAAGCCCCAAGGCGAACAGCGCGCTCTCCGGGCTCTATGCCTCCGGCCCCATGCTCTGCACCCAGTGCGAGGCCGAGGGGTTCCGCCGCATCACCTACTTCACCGACCGCCCCGACGTCATGGCGGTCTACACCGTCATCTTGAAAGCGGACAAGGGGTCCTGCCCGGTGCTCTTGGCCAACGGCAACCTGGTGGAAAAGGGGGATCTCCCGGACGGGCGGCATTTCGCCACCTGGCACGACCCGTTTAAAAAGCCGAGCTACCTCTTCGCCGTGGTGGCGGGGGACCTGGTCCACATCTCGGACCGCTTCACCACCATGAGCGGCCGGCAGGTCAACCTGGAGATTTACGTCGAAGAGAAGAACCAGGGGAAGTGCGACCACGCGCTCAGGTCGCTCATTGAGGCGATGCGCTGGGACGAGGAGCAGTTCGGCCGCGAGTACGATCTGGACACCTACATGGTCGTCGCCGTGGACGACTTCAACATGGGAGCGATGGAGAACAAGGGGTTGAACGTCTTCAACTCGCGCTATGTCCTCGCCAGCCCCGAGACCGCTACCGATGACGACTACCAGGCCATCGAAGAGGTGATCGGGCACGAATACTTCCACAACTGGACCGGCAACCGGATTACCTGCCGCGACTGGTTCCAGCTCTCCTTAAAGGAAGGGCTCACCATCTTCCGGGACCAGGAATTCTCCGCCGACATGCAGTCGCGCCCGGTGAAGAGGATCGCCGACGTGAGGCTATTGCGCTCCTCCCAGTTCCCCGAGGATGCGAGTCCCCTGGCCCACCCGGTCCGCCCCGACTCCTACGTGGAGATCAACAACTTCTACAGCATGACGGTCTACCACAAGGGTGGCGAGGTGATCAGGATGCTGCAGACCCTCCTGGGGCGGGAGGCCTTCCGCGCGGGAATGGACCTGTACTTCGAACGGCACGACGGCCAGGCGGTCCGGGTAGACGAATTCGTCCAGGCCATGGCGGACGCGGGAAAGCGCGACCTCTCCCAGTTCATGCGCTGGTACAACCAGTCCGGCACCCCGGTCCTTACCGTGAGTGACGATTTCGATCAGGCAAGCGGCGTCTACACGCTGACCGTGACGCAGAGCTGCCCCCCCACCCCGGGGCAGGCCGAGAAGGAGCCGTTCCACATACCGCTCTCCATCGGGCTTTTGAACCGGCAGGGGCGCGAGCTGCCGCTGCAGCTTGAGGGAGAGAAGAGCCAGGGAGCGATCACCAGGGTGCTGGAGCTGCGCCAAGAGACGCAAAGCTTCCGGTTCACCGGGATAGCCTCCAAGCCGGTGCCGTCTCTCTTGCGGAACTTCTCCGCCCCGGTGAAGCTCGTGTACCCCTACAGCCAAGACGACCTCACCTTGCTGATGACCAGCGACAGCGATCCCTTCGTGCGCTGGGAGGCGGGGCAGGTGCAGGCGGTGCAGGTGATCATGGGGCTGGTGCGCGAGATACAGGCGGGGGGGACTCCGACGGTGCCGGAAGCCTTCATCGGCTCCTTCGGCACGCTCCTTACCGACCAGCGGCAGGACCGCGCCTTCCTAGCCGAGGCGCTCACCCTCCCCGCCGAGGGCTATCTCGCCGAGCAGATGAAGGTAATCGACCCGGCCGCCATTCATGAGGCGCGGGAACTGGTGCGCGCGACGGTGGGCGAGCGGCTGCGGGCGCAGTTGGTGGGGGCGCGCGCGGCGTGCGCCCCCAAGTCCCCTTACCACCCCGACGACGGCCTCGCCGGTTGCCGCAGGCTCAAGAACCTCTGCCTCTCCTACCTGATGGCGCCCGGATCCAGGGAGGCGATAGGCATGGCGATGGAACAGTTTAAGAACGCCGACAACATGACCGACAGCCTTGGCGCGCTCGCCACGCTGGCCGGCTGCGACTGCCCCGAGCGCGAGGAGGCGCTGGAGGCCTTCTACCGGAAATGGCGCGACGACCGCGGCGTCATCGACAAGTGGTTCAGCCTGCAGGCGACTTCCCGTCTGCCGCAGACGCTCGACCGGGTCCTCGAGCTTTTGGACCACCCCGACTTCGACATCCGGAACCCCAACCGGGTCCGCTCTTTGGTCGGCGCCTTCAGCCAGGCGAACCAGGTCCGCTTCCACGACGCCGAAGGAAGGGGGTACCGCTTCTTGGGCGACCAGATCCTGCGCCTGAACGGCATCAACCCGCAGATCGCGGCCCGCATGCTGACCCCCTTCAGCCGCTGGCGGCGCTTCGACGCGGGGCGGCAGGAGTTGATGAAAAAGGAGCTGGAGAGGATCTTAGCCGAACCGGGCTTGGCGCGGGACGTCTACGAGCTCGCGGCGAAGAGCTTGTAG
- a CDS encoding CopD family protein, whose translation MKIVLALLLLALFSWPCHATEQYAAQTGKSCSACHLDPAGGGELTAEGKAFSASKASPGKAPGVSAPAKAPNVSAPAQASGITAAAKVFRFVIGYIHMLTAILWFGTILYVHLVLKPAYAAGGLPRGEVRVGVLSMAVMGITGIVLTYFRVTSWDMLLHTRFGVLLMIKIGLYLVMVCTAAYVVLFIGPKLKAKRREPATLPQGGDLTIDELASCDGKEGRPAWFAYQGKLYDATASRLWKQGVHMGRHNAGEDLTEALKLAPHGSEKVAIMPAVGALVAQTDRKAPLHERVFFFMAYMNLSIVFLVVLILALWRWA comes from the coding sequence ATGAAAATCGTCCTAGCCCTGTTGCTTCTTGCCCTTTTCTCCTGGCCCTGTCATGCCACCGAGCAATACGCCGCCCAGACCGGCAAGAGCTGCTCGGCCTGCCATCTGGACCCGGCAGGCGGGGGCGAGCTCACCGCCGAGGGGAAGGCGTTTTCGGCCTCGAAAGCTTCGCCCGGCAAAGCTCCCGGCGTTTCCGCACCTGCCAAGGCCCCTAATGTCTCCGCTCCCGCCCAGGCCTCCGGCATCACCGCAGCCGCCAAGGTTTTCCGATTCGTCATCGGTTACATCCATATGCTGACCGCGATCCTCTGGTTCGGCACCATCCTATACGTGCACCTGGTGTTGAAGCCCGCCTACGCGGCCGGCGGCCTGCCGCGCGGGGAGGTTCGCGTGGGGGTGCTTTCCATGGCGGTCATGGGAATCACCGGAATAGTCCTTACCTACTTCCGCGTAACCTCGTGGGACATGCTGCTGCACACCCGCTTCGGGGTGCTGCTCATGATCAAGATAGGCCTGTACCTGGTGATGGTCTGCACCGCGGCTTACGTGGTGCTCTTCATCGGCCCCAAGCTGAAGGCAAAGCGCAGGGAACCGGCGACGCTCCCGCAGGGAGGGGACCTGACCATCGACGAGCTGGCCTCCTGCGACGGCAAGGAGGGGCGTCCCGCCTGGTTCGCCTACCAGGGGAAGCTCTATGACGCCACCGCGAGCAGGCTCTGGAAGCAGGGTGTGCACATGGGGCGGCACAACGCCGGGGAAGATCTGACCGAAGCGCTGAAGCTCGCGCCGCACGGATCGGAAAAAGTAGCCATCATGCCTGCGGTAGGGGCGCTCGTGGCGCAGACCGACCGCAAGGCTCCGCTGCACGAGCGTGTTTTCTTCTTCATGGCCTACATGAATCTCAGCATCGTTTTCCTCGTGGTGCTGATACTTGCCCTTTGGCGCTGGGCTTAG
- a CDS encoding GGDEF domain-containing protein: MKQLRIFPKSSSIRNPDSLLRLFVIIALVSTFVITIAAGLVFVEVLQRHVIRNAEEDAIKVSSALLATDRARLTARQADGSVKVAVASADLPEMDRHFRKFLSPFDIVKIKIYSADSTIVYSTEASLIGKVDNHNSRLDHALEGLFDSKLERKEEVKDLASEMKFNVDVVETYIPIWDNGQVIGSFEVYIDVTEYRHDTANTASLALGALAGILVVVFGISYFLVRKGTREIKEIQEVLKKQTMTDALTGTFNKGQIELLACKEFARCVRRNEKGLGDADLGFIMIDIDRFKEVNDNYGHLAGDVLLQQFAARIARSLRNYDSIGRFGGEEFLVMLPGSDLEQTRAVAQKIWSLLREEPYLVDGREIDLTASLGAAAVKEGDADLLHVLKRADQRLYAAKSAGRDRVV, from the coding sequence GTGAAGCAACTCCGCATTTTCCCCAAGAGCAGTTCCATAAGAAATCCCGATTCCCTGCTGCGCCTTTTCGTTATCATCGCGCTAGTTTCCACCTTCGTCATCACCATAGCGGCGGGTCTTGTCTTCGTCGAGGTGCTGCAGCGCCATGTAATCCGCAACGCCGAAGAAGATGCCATAAAGGTAAGCAGCGCCCTCCTCGCGACTGACCGTGCGCGCCTTACCGCCAGGCAGGCCGACGGCAGCGTCAAGGTTGCGGTCGCCTCGGCCGACCTGCCGGAGATGGACCGCCACTTCAGGAAGTTCCTTTCCCCCTTCGACATCGTCAAGATCAAGATCTACTCCGCCGACAGCACCATCGTCTACAGCACCGAGGCAAGCCTCATCGGCAAGGTCGACAACCACAACTCCCGGCTGGACCACGCCTTGGAGGGGCTCTTCGACTCGAAGCTGGAGAGGAAGGAAGAGGTGAAAGACCTGGCCTCCGAGATGAAGTTCAACGTGGACGTAGTGGAAACGTACATCCCGATCTGGGATAACGGCCAAGTGATCGGGAGCTTCGAGGTCTACATCGACGTCACCGAGTACCGCCACGATACGGCGAATACCGCGTCCTTGGCGCTCGGCGCCCTGGCGGGCATCCTGGTCGTGGTTTTCGGCATCTCTTACTTCCTGGTCCGAAAGGGGACGAGGGAGATCAAGGAGATCCAGGAGGTGCTGAAAAAGCAGACCATGACCGATGCCCTCACCGGGACCTTCAACAAGGGCCAAATCGAGCTTTTGGCGTGCAAGGAGTTCGCCCGCTGTGTCCGCAGAAACGAGAAAGGGCTCGGGGACGCGGACCTGGGGTTCATCATGATCGACATCGACCGGTTCAAGGAAGTAAACGACAACTACGGGCATCTGGCGGGGGACGTCCTGCTGCAGCAGTTCGCGGCCAGGATCGCGCGCTCGCTGCGCAACTACGATTCCATCGGGCGTTTCGGCGGCGAGGAATTCCTGGTGATGCTCCCAGGCTCCGACCTCGAGCAGACGCGGGCAGTCGCGCAGAAAATTTGGTCCCTGCTTCGGGAAGAGCCTTACCTCGTCGATGGGCGTGAAATCGACCTGACCGCGAGCCTCGGCGCCGCCGCCGTCAAAGAGGGGGACGCCGACCTGCTCCATGTCCTCAAGCGGGCGGACCAGAGGCTCTACGCCGCTAAAAGCGCTGGGCGCGACCGGGTAGTCTGA